The Cyanobacteriota bacterium genome includes a window with the following:
- a CDS encoding MFS transporter: protein MFRSSDLETTEDSQCLTSPEQRDASLAQGIATVPSSSNEVNGAIPHAATTINSASGIEPSPLEAEDEDHGFLPVLRNLNFLTLWGGQVFSQLADKIYLVLMIAIIDSRFQGAGQSISGWVSSVMIAFTIPAVLFGSIAGAFVDRWSTKAILVLTNLFRGSLVLSLPLLLWLSRDWAPINGLPIGFCFLLGITFLVSTLTQFFAPAEQAVIPLLVPHHHLLSANSLYTTTMIGSVIVGFAVGEPLLAIADRLGHWFNPVWDLGKEVAVGGAYIIAGLLLMSIRIREKLPDYSQHPEPPHILQDIWDGIRYLREQPHIRAAMVQLAILSSIFAALSVLAVRLAEVLPEIETDQFGFLLAAGGVGIGIGAVGVGNFGKRLGSLTRLSVYGSIGMGASLIGIALVSHRLIPTLGMITLLGIFAALVGVPMQTRIQADTPEEMRGKVFGLQNNAVNIMLSLPLALTSVAETRLGLPLVFLGLAGITIVGGLLTWYSSGNK from the coding sequence ATGTTTCGCTCCTCCGACCTAGAAACCACCGAGGATTCTCAGTGTTTGACATCGCCTGAACAACGAGATGCCTCACTGGCCCAAGGCATAGCAACGGTACCCTCATCGTCAAATGAGGTAAACGGAGCAATACCCCACGCTGCAACCACTATAAATAGCGCCTCTGGGATAGAGCCATCTCCGTTAGAGGCTGAGGACGAAGACCATGGATTCTTGCCTGTGCTGAGAAACCTCAACTTTCTGACCCTATGGGGTGGACAGGTTTTTTCTCAATTGGCGGACAAAATTTATCTGGTGTTGATGATTGCTATCATCGATAGCCGATTTCAGGGCGCAGGGCAAAGCATTAGTGGCTGGGTGTCATCGGTGATGATTGCCTTCACCATTCCAGCCGTGCTGTTTGGATCCATTGCTGGAGCCTTTGTTGATCGCTGGTCAACCAAGGCCATCCTTGTGCTGACTAATCTATTCCGAGGATCCCTAGTGTTAAGTTTGCCGCTGTTGCTGTGGCTCTCTCGCGATTGGGCACCTATCAATGGCCTGCCGATCGGATTCTGCTTTTTACTCGGAATTACATTTCTGGTATCGACCTTGACCCAATTTTTTGCCCCCGCCGAGCAAGCCGTTATTCCCCTGTTGGTGCCTCACCATCATTTGCTGTCTGCCAACTCCCTTTACACCACCACGATGATTGGCTCGGTGATTGTTGGGTTTGCTGTGGGGGAACCTTTACTGGCGATCGCTGATCGCCTAGGGCATTGGTTCAATCCAGTGTGGGATTTAGGCAAAGAAGTAGCTGTGGGTGGAGCCTATATCATTGCTGGCCTACTGCTTATGTCAATTCGGATCCGAGAAAAGCTCCCTGACTATTCACAGCATCCAGAGCCACCCCACATTCTGCAAGATATCTGGGACGGCATTCGTTACCTGCGTGAGCAACCCCACATTCGGGCTGCCATGGTGCAACTCGCTATTCTTTCCTCCATTTTTGCTGCTCTGTCAGTCCTGGCTGTGCGCCTAGCGGAAGTATTGCCAGAAATTGAGACTGACCAATTTGGCTTCCTATTAGCGGCGGGCGGTGTTGGCATTGGCATTGGGGCTGTGGGTGTGGGGAATTTTGGCAAACGGTTAGGCAGCCTCACACGGCTGAGTGTCTATGGCTCGATCGGCATGGGTGCTAGTTTGATTGGCATTGCCCTAGTGTCGCATCGACTGATTCCTACCTTGGGGATGATTACTCTGTTAGGGATCTTTGCTGCCTTGGTGGGTGTACCAATGCAAACACGGATCCAAGCAGATACACCAGAGGAAATGCGGGGCAAGGTGTTCGGTTTACAGAACAATGCTGTCAACATTATGCTGAGCCTACCCTTGGCTCTCACCAGCGTGGCAGAGACGCGGCTAGGGTTGCCATTGGTCTTTTTGGGATTGGCGGGGATTACGATCGTCGGTGGCTTGTTAACCTGGTATAGTTCCGGTAATAAATAA
- a CDS encoding tryptophan-rich sensory protein, giving the protein MKPVVGDSDRLRQLATLGAIWGSIAVNALSNIKPPNGINIGRLSNLLFAEVQIIPANYAFAIWGVI; this is encoded by the coding sequence ATGAAACCTGTTGTTGGGGATTCCGATCGACTGCGGCAGCTAGCTACCCTGGGGGCCATTTGGGGCAGCATCGCGGTTAATGCCCTGTCGAACATTAAACCGCCCAACGGCATTAACATTGGTCGATTGTCTAACCTGTTGTTTGCAGAGGTGCAGATTATTCCCGCCAATTACGCCTTTGCCATCTGGGGGGTGATTTA
- the recO gene encoding DNA repair protein RecO, giving the protein MSRTYKATGINLRAMPMGEHDRLLTVLTQEHGLIRAIAPGARKHKSSLGGRSSLFVVNRLEVVHGRSLDKIIQAQTTMSFPGLSHNLGTLMASQYLAELALCQALSNQSQADLFSLLIEHLTRLEHLVTSASPSQPLPSMVVMHLCHASFHLLALAGVAPQVHACCITQQPLTPVVNQADWWVGFSSAVGGTIAMTVNPLPDLTVRLTAHQLTLLQHLTEPDLPWSEGQENVPQSSMVVQGASASIGSPALLHDWLTIERLLRHHAQYHFERPIRSADLMESYLSIAQCSV; this is encoded by the coding sequence ATGAGCCGCACTTACAAAGCTACTGGCATTAACCTCAGAGCCATGCCCATGGGTGAACACGATCGCCTGCTCACCGTCTTAACTCAAGAGCATGGGTTGATTAGGGCGATCGCCCCTGGTGCCCGCAAACACAAATCTAGCCTAGGGGGACGCAGCAGCCTGTTTGTGGTTAATCGACTAGAAGTCGTCCATGGGCGATCGCTCGACAAAATTATCCAAGCCCAAACCACTATGTCCTTTCCAGGTTTGAGCCATAACTTGGGCACCCTGATGGCTAGTCAATACTTGGCAGAGCTAGCCCTCTGTCAGGCTCTCAGCAATCAATCCCAAGCCGACCTCTTCTCCTTGTTAATCGAACACCTTACCCGCCTAGAGCACCTAGTGACCAGTGCATCCCCAAGCCAGCCCCTCCCTAGCATGGTGGTCATGCACCTGTGCCATGCTAGTTTTCACCTGTTGGCATTGGCTGGGGTTGCCCCCCAAGTACATGCCTGTTGCATTACCCAGCAACCCCTAACTCCAGTAGTGAATCAAGCTGACTGGTGGGTTGGCTTTAGCAGTGCGGTTGGGGGAACGATCGCGATGACAGTGAATCCACTCCCTGATCTGACAGTGCGGCTAACCGCTCATCAACTCACTCTCTTACAACACCTAACGGAACCTGATTTACCGTGGTCAGAGGGGCAAGAGAATGTGCCACAATCATCAATGGTAGTTCAAGGGGCATCTGCATCGATAGGTAGTCCAGCCCTATTGCATGACTGGTTAACGATCGAGCGCCTCTTGCGACACCATGCGCAGTATCACTTTGAACGCCCAATTCGGTCTGCCGACCTGATGGAAAGCTATCTTTCCATTGCCCAATGCTCCGTTTAG